Part of the Anopheles coluzzii chromosome 3, AcolN3, whole genome shotgun sequence genome is shown below.
ATCGCTGGCGGCCCTAGAGATTGGCACCGATCGCGTCAATCAGGTTCGAGACATCTGCATTCAGCGTAATTTCCCGTTGCCCGAAATCGTGCAGGTGCGCAGCTACGGCCCGTCTCATGCGCCGGTATTCGAGTTCGAGTGCCGCATCCGGGAGATTGTACGACGCGGGTCGCACTCCACCAAAAAGGGAGCCAAGCAGATTGCCTGCCAAGAGATGATTAAAACACTGCAATCGGTAGGTTGTGCATGAAATGGCCGTGGTATCCGGTTTGGGAGCTTCTCCTTCAataattctgtttttttctctttcttactCTCTCTATTTACCTTTATAGATGCCGGTTGAGGAGCACAGCATGCAGGTGCTTTCACTCGATCAGGCTATTGAAGAAGCGGAGGACAACAACGAGAATGTGATAAGAACGTACCGCGAGTACACCCAATCGGACAATAAGAAAAAGCTTGGCGTTTCCATTGCGGACAGGCATTCGTTTTTCCTCGAGCTGCCCCAGGAACGAATCGACGAGGCCCGCCAGCTCCTGCTGAATGAGAATGAAACGGTGCGCGAAAAGTGTTACAAGATTGCAACGGCGCTCGGGCTGAAGGCTAAAATCACGATCGCCAACAGCAATATGCAAACGATCAAGGGCAGCACCATGAGTACCTTCGAATTGGTAAACCCGGACTATGACTGCTTCATCTTCGGCGAGGGCGAATTATTCTACAGCAATGTGGTTGATTATTTTGTTCGAATGCTCAATTGTAAGGTAGGTTGAGTTGatagcaaaaccaaaacatttcaaatacaataattttataaatatacTATTACAAAGCAGATATTgttataaaagaaaaaaataagctCTTCTTGCAATTCTATTCCATTAACAATCTTTATACATATTCGCAGTAAGAGCATACCGACCGAGACGAGACTTGATTGCCCGATCCATAGCTATTCTAGTCGAACGCACTCCGATGGAGATTCAATGCCAAAGCTGTCCAAATTGTGCATCATGCGACTAACGGTCACTGTGCAGGCAAATGGTATTGCTCCGCTCCTGTCGATACTCAACTCCTCTCATGTACAGTCCTCACTCGAGATTGATGCGTCAGACTCCTAAGGGAGGCGAAACAGCGAAGACTACTTGGATGTCCCTTATTGTGAGGCAGGGAGCGATGCGGAGATATGGCATTCTCCTAAGCACGCGTGTTGTACGCTCCAAACCACAAACctacgtacacacacacacaccatccgGTATGAAAGTGTCTTCAAACGCTGTGCCCCCTTAACAATCGGAGTCCGCACTCTCGTAAACATAAACTGAGATGGAACTAGTGATAGTTGGAACCCGTCTGCGATATTGTTGCAGTCATTCGAAGCTGCCTGAAGCCATCGAAGCCCCGTTAGTTATAACGGTTCCGATGGTTTCAGGTTGGTCCGAACGGCTCCAACAGCACCGACGGTTGTGACGGTACGATTTCAAACCCCTATCACTAGACGAAACGACAGTGTGTAGCGCGTAAGCCGAACTCGAACTCGAGTTCTGAGAGTGTTAATGGATAATGTTTCGTTTGGAGTAAACAGAatgaatatatatttttaattatattttttctgtAACTTCTAGGCGCTGTGTTCTGAAAGCAATCTCATGTTTGCTGACGCACCGATGGAACAGTTGCGATTTATTAACATGGACGGCATATCGCAAATCATTTCCGGCGAGCTGAAGCGCAACACAAACAGCGACAAAGCtggggaaggaaagaaaattcCTCGCTTGACCTAAATGTGCTTCGCATTTCAATGCCGACGTTTCGGTGCCTTATTTTCATGGAAAATCTGTGTACTAAGTATATGTTAACGTTACTGTTTATTTGAActgtttttcaaaaatacgTATGCATTAAGTGCATTAACACGAATAACCAACGTGTTAACAGCTAGGAGTAAGATTACGGGAAACAAACTGAAACAAGCTTTCGAACTGCTGTTTGGAATTCGTCCAATAACGCTTTAGCAGTGCCTAAAAAAGGACTGAATGCACtgagaatatttgaattgTTAAGGGAACTGCTGCTGTATTACAAATTTACtttattgtttgttatttgttatgacATTCTGAGCAAACTTGACATGCCTGAATGCTTCCAAAATCATGAAATATGCTCATATTTGGACTGAACGTACtgagaatatttgaattgTTAATGGAACTGCAATGAGTTACAGTAACTGCTCGTCATGAAGTTGTAAGAACTGAAAATACATCAAAAGAATTCATCAGACCGAGTTACACATATCACGTCTCAATGTATTTGTATTTACTAGTTAAATTGGCCCGGTTACAAGACTATTCAATAGATCTTGGGGAGTTTATACAATGTCAGGGATGACCTATGACAGATGGTGCTACGTTTGAGGGACAAGgaaatagttttaaaatttaactgcgcggctacatgaggtgaaatatacagttcacaatttcttccaattagggaatgttctgcttaagaagatattatttttaatagaatttcgaaagcggatgttgtgtctcccccaaccctttagctgtacctgtcagatatttcgcctgtcaaatagttcatttcgctgtatatttcacctcacgTAACCGCGCGGTAACGCGAGGTTATAATCATTTTTAGAAAGATTGATTTCATTGAGAAAATCCCTTTTTTACATATATCCCAAATACATCCCATCCCAAGCGCTACACATTatgcttaaacgactggaaaattgaatatccatagaaaaaaaaaatgaaagctccacagcttcattggtttgatcaatatatggcgtattacaactcatcattatattgctatccttttcttgcaatgtgtttcgacaagtttcatcttatcatgacctatatagccttctaactttctgagcaaaaatctatatgaatggtcgtgtggtcagatacgtgggtatcaacaccaacgaccattactctaatctcacttgcttcagtgctggtgatttccgttggagtttagtatttaaacaatcgtatcgccgttctagttctagcgat
Proteins encoded:
- the LOC120957601 gene encoding uncharacterized protein LOC120957601 isoform X3, producing the protein MSKADILKGKMPITMLQEMCFKVKSTLPIYQFLGEECSPHSVNVKLFTYMVTALGKQATGVGRSKQEAKHESAWQLIRLALELPAGEEDEMVATAAEERGSLAALEIGTDRVNQVRDICIQRNFPLPEIVQVRSYGPSHAPVFEFECRIREIVRRGSHSTKKGAKQIACQEMIKTLQSMPVEEHSMQVLSLDQAIEEAEDNNENVIRTYREYTQSDNKKKLGVSIADRHSFFLELPQERIDEARQLLLNENETVREKCYKIATALGLKAKITIANSNMQTIKGSTMSTFELVNPDYDCFIFGEGELFYSNVVDYFVRMLNCK
- the LOC120957601 gene encoding uncharacterized protein LOC120957601 isoform X1, whose amino-acid sequence is MSKADILKGKMPITMLQEMCFKVKSTLPIYQFLGEECSPHSVNVKLFTYMVTALGKQATGVGRSKQEAKHESAWQLIRLALELPAGEEDEMVATAAEERGSLAALEIGTDRVNQVRDICIQRNFPLPEIVQVRSYGPSHAPVFEFECRIREIVRRGSHSTKKGAKQIACQEMIKTLQSMPVEEHSMQVLSLDQAIEEAEDNNENVIRTYREYTQSDNKKKLGVSIADRHSFFLELPQERIDEARQLLLNENETVREKCYKIATALGLKAKITIANSNMQTIKGSTMSTFELVNPDYDCFIFGEGELFYSNVVDYFVRMLNCKALCSESNLMFADAPMEQLRFINMDGISQIISGELKRNTNSDKAGEGKKIPRLT
- the LOC120957601 gene encoding uncharacterized protein LOC120957601 isoform X2 — its product is MSKADILKGKMPITMLQEMCFKVKSTLPIYQFLGEECSPHSVNVKLFTYMVTALGKQATGVGRSKQEAKHESAWQLIRLALELPAGEEDEMVATAAEERGSLAALEIGTDRVNQVRDICIQRNFPLPEIVQVRSYGPSHAPVFEFECRIREIVRRGSHSTKKGAKQIACQEMIKTLQSMPVEEHSMQVLSLDQAIEEAEDNNENVIRTYREYTQSDNKKKLGVSIADRHSFFLELPQERIDEARQLLLNENETVREKCYKIATALGLKAKITIANSNMQTIKGSTMSTFELVNPDYDCFIFGEGELFYSNVVDYFVRMLNCAVF